The Eublepharis macularius isolate TG4126 chromosome 12, MPM_Emac_v1.0, whole genome shotgun sequence genomic sequence cggggggggggggttggattgaCAGGGTAGCACCCACAAACCATGGCTGCAGGTACAAAGGCTTACAAAGAAATACTTGTTCAACCCCCAGTCCTATTTGGTCATTAACATACATAGCTTTTCTCTTTAATGTAGAgggtatttggggaggggaggagatgaATGATACTGTTCCACAGACAGGGAGGGAAACAGAACACAGCCAGTTTTCTAACACCATTTCTCAGGACAgaaccctttccccctcctccccccccccccggccataaCGGTGTGCAAACAATTGGGGGAAATGCCCACTATTTCTCTGTGAAATGTTGTGACTCCTTCCTTTAATTTCTCCTTCTTAATTCTAACTTGTATCTTGTTAACCACAAGTGAGCCTATAAAGCAGAGGTCCTCGAAGGTTAATGCCCACCTTGTTTTTCTGCCCCTATTCCTGATAattcagtgggggtggggagagaagagggGTAAAATAAATGAGAAGATTTTATGGGCAACACTGCAGAGGTTTAGAAAGGCCTATTCGCATTACCTAGTAACAAGGTGTTCCATTTGTTTCAGCAGAACTTTTTAATGCTCTTCAACCTGTCCCAGCCCTGTTCCTGCAGTCACCTCTTGCCCACCAGCAAGGAGGAATTTCAGTACATTTTTGAATCTTCCATCCTAGCAACCGTAGAGAAGGGGCTGCAATTCTCTTCCATATCCCTCCCCACCCAAATCCCAACCCCCACACCAATTTTTACTGCCCTTCTCCACAGTGTCCAGTCCTTGTTTGGAATTTGGGGTGGGTGGAGATGAAGACAAAGCCCCCCACCCTTTCAGCAACATTTCTTGACAGCTGGTTTCTTCTTGGGCTTGTTGATTTTGACAACCTCATTTTGCTGTTGGAGTCGCGCCAGGTTTTCCTGTTTGGTCCGGAGCACCATGGCTGTGATAGCATTGAACATCTGGGGAAGAGATGAGGCAGAAAGAGGGGTTTAGACCTTCTTCTACAAACAAGTTTCCCCTCTGGCAGGCAGAGAAGCATCTTTAGGCACCAAGCATCTAACTACCACTGAGGTCccactacccccacccccaacactgaATACCTCTTCAACATTGAGGTTCTCCTTGGCGCTTGTCTCAAATAGCCGCACTCCCATCTGCTCACTAAACCGCCGGGCATCAGCTGTATCCACTTGTTTCCGTGACAGGTCCTCACATTTGTTACCCACTGAACATTGGGGAGgaacaaaacaaacacaaaaaaaggAATGAGACTTCCAAAGAATAGTTCCGTGACTCTAGTTCCACGTGCAAACCAGGATTACATTCTGGCATCAGCAGACCACAGCATTTCTCAGGATACACGTTACTCTGTCTTAAGGAAATAGATTTGCTGTGcagcattcccccccctcccccccggttgGGCATGATTGAACTCCACTGCATCTTCTGCCAAAGAATATGTGAATTCTTTGTACTGGGTGATAAAAATACTTTCTACAACTTGGCCTAACTGGAGTTCACCCTTTCACTTGATATGGCTGAGTCTTGGGACATGCTAGGATAACATTACACAAACAAAAGCTAGTTTGCAGTCAAAGTAAAGCCAGTTGGAGTCATTGCTCATCATGTGCCTTCTTCCAACTGCATGGAGGATACAACACAAAAACTTTCCTATCTGGATAAAGCCATGTCACTAATTCCTAGGTTTGCAGCAATGCTGTGTCAAGACTGTCATATAGGAACTGCTCATGTCTGAAGATGTCCTTGAAGGAATTCTTCATGCGGTTGGGTCCCCAGGGTCAATTAGATGGATTTTGGTGTTAAACCTATACCTTATATAATCTGAGATGCACCCAGTCTACACAACTCAAGTCGTGACATTGCACCCAACACTCCATCCCTGCCTGCCTCACAATATATACAAGCCAGACACAGCAGGGGTACAACATCCCCACTTATCCCAACACGAATGAGAGCATCTGAAGAAAACCATCGTGCTAACCTGATGCTCAAATGGACAGCAATAACATCATTCTCAGCTTGGAAAGCATAATGGTTGCACTCCATAAGAGACAACAGGAAGACAGGTTGGCCCCTGTGATCACTCACCCAGGATCTTGCAGACGCTGTCACAGTTCTGCCCAATCTCATGCAGCCAGCGCTTGACGTTAACAAAGGACTCGGGGTTTGTCACGTCATACACAATGATGACACCATGAGTGTTACGGTAATACCTGCCTCGAAGAGAAAGAAAGACCATAGGATAGATCTCCCTTAGACTGGAAACCCAAGGGACTTTTTGCTCCCAATCACTCTTGCATCATGCTAATCTGAAGAAACTGGGAACTGCAGCTACCTCATTTCTCCCCAGACCACCTTTTCCCCCCAGAAATCAAAAGCTCCCATCTTCCAAAACACCCTGATATGCCTTCTGCCCCAGGCTCACGTGGAAGTGATGGTCCGGAAGCGTTCCTGTCCCGCGGTGTCCCAGATCTGCAGTTTTACCCGCTCTCCATTCACCATTAGTGTCCGAATTTTGAAATCTACCCCAATGGTTGTGATGTAGCTACCTAGGGGGAGacatgcggggtgggggggagagaaaggagaatCATAGGAATGAAGTGCAAGGTAAGGATTTGATAACGGGACAGAGAGGAAAATATTACAAGTAACAGCAAGTGAAATAGTATATGCAAACACAAACTACAAAAGAACAGACAAGAGGAAGACAATAGAAACTGAATGACACCCATAGCTCGCCCAAGTGTAACTGTTGACATATCAAAGATATTTCAACCAGTCCAGTGGGGGTTGAAGTGGGGACGCCTCTATGAACTGGATGTCTAAGCCCCagaatcactgggtgaccatagTCAAACTTCTTTCTCAGCCTCTATTTCCCATCTATAACACCATCTTCTCTCACTGCTGCAAGAGCCACTAAGAACAGATATGCCTCTGTGCAGCCCTCTTGTCTAATATCGGGCTACCTGAATTTAAGCAAGTTTATTATCTCAGTTCAAGTAAAGCAGACCAAATAAAATGGAAAGCGATGACTCAATAAGCCACCCAGAGAAGTCAAGAAGCAGTTGGAGGCaggactttaaaaaacaaaccaacaatgCAGGCAAAACTTTAAAGGGACATTTTCTGCTGCTGTCAAGGGGCCCAGCTGTAGCTTAGGGAGGTGATTACCAAATAAGATGTGTAAGCATTCAATGAAACTAGTACAATGGGCTCTTTGCTCATCAAGTACCCAAAGGGTACGGAGCAACACTGATTGACCCATGTCCCTACTGTGCCTCATTAGGATCCTATCATTGCTTCAGCAAAACAAGCCACACACTGCTGCTGATGGCTGGCTTTCAACAGCTTGCACTGCTGTAATGTTGGAGCAGGTTTAGCAGAGGTCTGGGAGTCGGGATCCCTGCCGGTTCGAGATCGGAACAATTCTCTAGTGAGCTGGAAGAAGGGTTACTTACCAGAAAAGGTATTGTCTGCAAAGCGGAGCAGTAGGCTGCTTTTCCCAACCCCtgaacaaggggaaaaaaataaaagagggaaAGAGCAGATTAGAGAGCAAACAGTATCATCATGGAGCACAGACTGAACCATTGTCCCTTCCATCTGCCAAGGCAATCCTCTCTGCAGAAGCTGAAGGCTCCCCACCCAGAGCAAACACAGTCAGACCCAGCAAATTTGCTCAAGACAGCCACACCCATCAAGAGCTATTGTGTCCCCACGGGCGGGTAAGCGCAATTCATTGTAAACTTGGAATAAAACTTGTGGGGAAGTGTGATTACCTCACCAAACGTGACCCTCGAGGGGGAAGCAAGTGGGTTTTGCAAAAATCGAACCACCCACAACTCCCACCTTCACTCTCCAATGCTGACAAAGTCCGatgctgtttgcgaacagcatTTTGGGCATGACTAGTAGTCGATGGGGGTGACAGTGAATGCATCTATCTAGGATTTCATGCTCACTCACACTATGGCGTGAAATCATCTTGTCCCCCAAAAGGAGTGTGGCTTAGAAGCAAAAGCAGGCACAGCCACATCCAAGCAATCCCTGCACCATCCATTTAAGAGGTATCACGCAGGGTCACGTCGCTCCCTAATGGGTGGAGTATCACCCTCTCGGCTTGTCAAGccctttcctccttttcttcccccctccttttttttaaagcctttgcAGTAGAGGAAGAACATAGACATATCCCTCTTTTACAGCTGTGCAAGTGAGTTCTGCCCCAGACTTGGTCTCTAGAACACCTCAAGACTGAAAGAGAAGGCCACGTGCCTCTTTTTGGCTGCGCACTGGGTTGTGGTGAGCAGACACATGCACACCAACACCTGAAAATTAAATGCTTCCCTTATCTCAGTCAACGGTAACACGGCCAGGCCCCTTCATGCATCTGGTGATATCACAGGGCTCTTGAAAGGCTCTCGGTCTTCCAGCATCAGAGGGGTCACCCTGGGTTgccacccaaagctgcttaccTTACTCAGGACACAAAAAGCTGCTACGTGTAGGGGCCCAATGAGGCACAAAATCCACAATTTCCTGCTCCTCTGGTCCCCCTAGTTCAAAGCACCCATGCTAAGCTGGAGGTTATCTTAATAAGCACCCTACAGCTTTCCCAGTGCTGAATTTCCTTTTCTCCCAGCACCATTTGCCTACCTCATCTCATCTCCCCGGAAGCTGCTATTTGTCTAATGAGAAAATGAAAAAGTTGCCCGCAGAAGATTAAGAGGTGGAACGTATCAATGGGCCGATCACTCAGCAAGCAAATCACCGGAGGCCACAGCAAAGCTAACACCCCTCCAGGGCTGGTTCGAGGTTAGTTTGACACCCCCAAACAAAGCACTCGTTCCCCCCTCCTGCACCCACTGCTCAGGCTAAACCAAGGGGCTTGGCTTCAGCCCAGCCAGGATGGATCCAGAAGGTAACGCTCATCACCTCCCAAACTGCCGATGGCCGGGAAGCCCAATCCATGCAGCATATCAGTGCCTTTGTCATGGTGCTGCCCCGAGCAGATGCTTGTGGAGGCTTGGCTGAAGAACCAGCCCCGCACCGCTCCCTTTCATAGCAACGGCCCCAACCGTAAGcgagagcagcagctgcagggaagttgcttcccttcttcctgccaccAAGTACTCCATTCTAACTGCCTCTGGAGCTGAAGTAGTGACGGGAAGGGTAAGGTGCCTCCTCTCACCAGCCAGAAGGTCAAGGGGCCTTGGAAAATGGCACCTCCTCCACACCAGCAAGGGAAAAACCAGCCTGGCCTCCATGGCCTGTTAACAGCTCACTTTCTTTTGGCACTGGCAAACTGATTTTCtccttcacacacacccctttctctAGTCTCTGGGCTTCGAAGTCTGAGGGCAATGCCCATCCTGTTTTCAGTTATATTCATTCCCATGCCAGCACAGTAAACTTCAAAAGCTCTGAGCACCTTTGAGAGGTTGTGTTTTTATCTGAAAAGCGGGATTAAAAATACAGTAAACAACAAGTTTTCTGCTCTATTcaagagagccggtttggtgtagtggttacgagtgcgggactctaatctggagagccgggtttgattccccactcctccacttgaagccaggtgggtgaccttgggtcagtcacagcttctagctctctcagccccacccccttcacaggatgttttgttgtggggataatgatgacatactttgtaaactgctctgagtggtttaagtcatcctgaagggcagtatataaatcaaatgttgttgtaccATCACCTCATAATGCTAGATCCTATGAGTGTCAGCAACAACTTTGGTAGTCAAACTCTAAATTTccactcttgtgtgtgtgtgtgtgtgttaagcatGATGGGGAAATTGTGGCCAAAGAAAATTAGCAGCAGTGGCCTCAGCAATCAGAAACCACCTTTCTTTCCTCCAGTAACCAGAAAAACTGGTTATTTGACCAGAAATGGCCAGATTCAAATAAATGTGAGAAAAAGCTTGCTAAAATAAGGTATTGAACGGCGTGGGAAGAGCATTACGAAGCAAATAAAAAGTTAATTGTGCGACCTTTGGTTGGCTTTAATTCATCCCACCTGAGAGTAAAAGGGGGTGCCTTCGTGATCGGACAAAGGCCAGTTCCCTACCTCAAAAAGGCATCTGAGAATGGTGGCAGGCCTTACAGGCTGGCACAATTAGAaccaaagaattctgggaatcCTACAGTTTAGTCAACTGatgtgtggggaagcaggaagacGTGCATTTTTTAAAGCCAACACATAACCAAAGTGTAGCTTTTATTAGAGGCAGGCATGTCCTCAAGGGATTCTGTGGAGCAGAAACTAAGACATGAGTGAATGACAAGGATGATAAGATAAGGGCCTGTCAATCTTATCAATTACTCTGAACATCAGATGCTACACTGGATTATCTCATGTGCATTGTGCTTGCCTGAGAGCATCAGCAGGCATAGAGGAGAGAAACGAGAAGTAAGCGgctagggtgtttttttttcaagCACACAAAAAGGAAGAAGACTTTATGGAATGAATAAGGAAGAGGTTTAAGGATGGTCAAGAGAGAATTCATGCACAGTGTAACTGAAAGGTAGGAAGCAAACAAAATTACAGAAGGAGATTAAAGAAGACGAAGATAGAAAGTCACCtagaagaacaaaagaaaaactgATCAAatgaaatcgaaaagagtccagtagcacctttaagactaaccaactttactgtggcataagctttcgagaatcacagttttcttcgtcagatgcgcattttgctactacagactaacacggctaactcctctggatctaagatcaAGTGAAGAAATTGCTGTTTGTTTTATAAATAAAGGACATGCGTAAATTGGAGTGTGGCAGGAACAAACAGAGAAACAATGAGAAAATGAACAGAAGTGATTAGATACAGGAGAGAGAAAACAATGaagcagaggaaggaggagaacttGGGACAAGAGCAGGCCTTACCAGAGTCCCCAATGATGAGCAGCTTGAACAAGTGGTCATAATCCTTGGCAGCCATTCATGTGTTGGGTCAGCTCCTCCTCCCGGTTTCTGTCacgctccttccttccttccttcctgaagGGATTCTCCACCACTCCCACACTTGCCAGTGGGAAATCTGTCCTGCTTCAAAGACCCATTGCAGCTAACggcaacttttttttgttttggtctCCTATGCTGATCTCCAactttcttttttggggggggggtctcctggcTGATCCCCCAAAATGCTTTGGGCACAAGTTTGTATTGAATGCACCAGTTCACGTATGACACTAAGACCGTGTTTTTCCTTCAAAAGGATTCCTTGAAAAACATGAAATATTTCTGCAAAATGCCCCTCCGGTTCTGGGAAAGAGGGTACGTGGCGCACACAGACCCTCTGTCTTCCAGATGCTTTTGTGTCcttaaaagaaagggggggggtaatCCAATAACTGGAAAAAGCCGCACACTTCAGTCTGCCAAGAAAGTTCCTTTCCACAATGCCAGGAAGCTGCAAAATAAAGTTGAAATGAGGTTGCTGAAATTAATGAGATGTTCTCAGATGTGACAAGCAGATCTAGAGGTGATAAAAATCTTCCATTTCTTCCTATAGGATGgacaaggagggagggaagaaaaaagcGGATGGTGGAAAACGATGCAACTTTCCTCCCAGAAAGAGTAGTTTCCCCTAATTTCAAAAGGTGGGGTGCCAAGTGAGGTTGAACGTGAAAGAGAACTTGAGTCTAAAGTCTCCCGAAGAAGAAGCCTGTGAAATTCAGAAGGAGATGGGCGTGGGGAGGGCTGCCTTCTCCAAAGAGGGAGGGATGGTGCTCCAGTTCCAGCATCCGAGACAGAAAACCAAACTCAAGCACCCCAATCAAAAATTCTGATttgcaaaaaaagtaaaaatcTAAGTCAGAAAGCTGTAAGAGACTCGGCGCGGGGTGATAGCGATGACTTCCTCTAACAAAAggactaatttttaaaaaggggaggatCCCAATCGGAACTGGACCGAAACTTTCACTAGCGGAAGGGAGACGGGATGGCAATCCAAGGCCGGGtagaggaaaggggaagagaagaaaaacggagggggggggtgtcacccaGCTGACCACAGaactcccctcctccttccccaagaGAGAGTTCACCAAGAAGGTCTTTAAAGCGCCGCCAAGAAAGGAGGGCTGCAAGCGGCAGGGATGGCGAGGGAAGGCGGCAGGGGAGGAGCTGCGCCCGGGGCGAAGGAACGCGGCCGAGGAGCCGAGCCGGACTCACGGGCGGGCTGGGGCGAGGAGAGGACGCGGCCGGAGGAGGGGCAGGGCGGGGGGCATCGAGGGAGGGGATGCAACGGGCGCTTCGACGGCCAGGCGGAGCTCCGCTGCCCTCTCgtcctggctccctccctcctgcccgccGGACGCTGGCCTGGGATCAGATGACCGCGCAGCTGGCCGGgccgcttccttccttccttccttcctgccggCCTCTCCTGCGGGCTGctgctccttcctccttcccgGCTGCGGCCACCGCCTCTCCAGGCAGCCCGGGCGGCTGGAACGCGGACGCGCGATTCGAAGCAGCTGGGGAACACGGGGCGGGGCTTGGGGATAAAGGGCGGTGCTTAGCGACGGTAGAGGGAGGTGGGCGGGGCTCCAGGCTGGGGAAAGAGCGAATGAGGGATGGGCGGGGCGAAAGGAGCTGAGAACGAGTGGGCGGGGCTCCGGGCCTGGAAAGCAGCCGCGGAAGAATGGGCGGGGCTTGGGGAAGCGGGCGGGATGCGGGTTGGCGCTAGGTTAGATTGCGTTGATTTTGCAGGAGATAATTAATTTATTCAGAGTTACTATTAATGTGTTTAAGTACACAGGTATAGTCAATTCCATTTTAATTTGGTGGAGCTTTCTGGCCAGCTCCGGATTGGGAAACTCCTTTcgtgatttggggaagggagggagctcagcgggttataataccataaagccagcttgcttatgctctgtttcagcattgcttcaaCCCTCTAGtggttttctgctggttttaGTCTTTGCATGAAccctatttaatgtttattgaaccgtctttgaaattgactgtactgaatcACGTTGTGGaacctgccttgaatctcagaaagatggactataaataatataaaaaaaattttcgAGGGCTATTGATCTCTtgtctggaaatcaattgtaattcgaTGAGAATTCCAggttcctctggatctatgacacaaGGTGGTGAGTGCAACCATGAAATGACGACCGCAGATGGtggagccaagcacaaaatgtTAAAAGAGTGAGTTTATGCATAAGTCTTATagcaactgtgacactgagagatccctgtcttttggtgctacacctctgaagatgccagccacagctgctggcgaaatgtcaggaactacaatgccaagaccacagcaatacagcccggaaaacccacaacaactaccttatagcaactcttcagcatttccgGCAAAAGCTCTGATGAACAGGATGCCTTTAAAAATGAACGTATTGttgtaaaatattttcttgcatacacctAGCTATCTTTAGTCATGTAGTGAAGATACCTGCGCTATGGAGGTAGCTGCTGcagaagtaatttttaaaaaatctgcctagTCAATCAGATCTCCCGTGGCCAAAGAGAAGCCCCATCTGGcctgtccactttctaaaaacatttggtgggtgccaggaaaggtgtcagtgggtgccaCGTTAATAGCACCTGCTCAAAcccctacaccatgctggctccacAGAGACATACAATATTTACTCCTCAGTAGCATTGCATAGGAGGGGAGTACCGGTGTGGAGGAAGTCCTGTTGAATTGGGATTTACTTCTCAGGCAGCCTATCAGGGGATTGGGCACAGAGGCAgggataacactaacttgttcatcactCTAGGTGAGACACTAATCCGTCTATAAGAGCTTTATAAAAGCATAGTTATTATTAAAGGAGGTAGCAGGGGAGGAATTAAGAAGGGAACTTGGGGTGGTTCTGAAGTAGTAGGGTTTGGCGGAGGATGGTAGCCGGGGCTCCTGTATTTTAAGAGCTGCACAGCAGGCAGTCATTCAAAGGTGTGGATGTCTCCTGCATGGAGAAGAAAGCTTTTCCTGTTGAATTTTTAGCAGAAGTGTGCCTGGAGGTTGGGAGAGAGGGTGCTCTGGCCTTTGGAATAAGGCTTGGAGActagaaaggaaaagaagagatTGTAAGAGGACTCCTAGGTCCTGGCTCTTTCTCTTTAGATCCCTCTCGGGAGGCCTGATGCTTCTTCCCAGACCCATCCATCATGGAAATGTGAGTCTACAGCTCAGGGGCTGGGCCCAGAGCTGGTCACAGTGGTCTCTCATCTGTTTACTCTGTACATCTGCCCGATTCCTCCGTTCCACATTCCGCTCTGGAGGGTTGGGATGCCAACTGCAGCCACCCCCTCAGCGTTACAAGAAATAGCTGCATTGTTCTCTCATTAGGCCCACTTGCGTGTAGAAAAATGCCACCCAGATGGGCACAGCTGgtgtgaaggggggggagggcacCAGCAGAAGAGCCAAGAGAGTCTCTTGCCAGAACGAGGGTTGTGCCTGCCCAGCTAGAAGAAAAGGCCTTTGGTCATGTTGGTTTTAAGCAGATGCAGTTTAACAGCCTCAGCCTTTGACTGAAGTCTAAAGTTTAAAAATAAACGGAACCAAACTCTGATTAGGTAGCTTACATTTCTGTTATTCGCCACCttgggaccctattttgggtgggaaagcatcatataaacattttaaataaaatattaaatacgttaaaaattaaataaaatataaacaaatttgtgataaactgagggttttttttcctggggaggggagagaaatgtCACCAGCCTACTGAAAACACAAACAACATTCGAGATAACTTCTCTAGTTTCTCATCCAGAGAGAGCAAGGCCTCTTGAGGTTCGTtcataaaaagaaaggaaagcagCCCAAACCAGTGATATGTTTAAATAAAGTTGAAAAATGCAGCCTAGAAATATTTCTCCCTTATTCAAGATTTAACTTTGACCAAGACTCAACAGAGCTAAATCCCATCCCCCGTCTTCAAACTCCATAGTTCTAAGACATACCATAAAAGAAAGGATCTCTGAGGATGTGCAGAGTCCATTTCCCCTACAAATGACTCACTGCAGCCTGATATATGTGATGAGAGCTTCAAGATGaacagaggcagggctttttttcagcgggaacacagtggaacagagttccagcacctcttaaaaatgatcacatggctggtggccccaccccctgatctccgggcagaggggagtttagattgccctccgtgccgccgagtggcgcggagggcaatcaaaactcccctctgtctggagatcggggtggagccaccagccatgtgaccattttcaccaagggcaatttaaacttaaaaaaaaaacccttgttccagctgacccaaagtgacgtcattgtgcggtcttgagttccatgttccaccacttttcccagaaaaaaagccctgaagagtgGGAATGATTTACAAAAAAAGGTTTGAGGCCTATCATTTTGGAAACTGACACAGCTTTAGTGATCCAAGTGTCTGCAGTTTCATGAATAATGTGTGCCCAAAGAACCCAGGAATCTCATATTCCAACATTCCGTTCTTTTTAATATCACagctggtgtggtgtggtgtggtgtggtggctaGAGTGCTGAACTcttgaagacccaggtttgaatcccactctgccatggtaaTTCACTCGGTGACCTGGCTCActtgttctctctctcagcctaacctgcctcattgagctgttgctgtgaggataaaatggagggtggggggagaatgatattgtaagctactttggatccccattgggagaaaagagaggtataaatgaataaataaagacaCTCTCCCAAAGAACCCAGCAGCCATcttactgattgtactgatctcacactatgtaatccgccttgagtctcagtgagaaaggtggactataaatgacataaataaaataaaaatttaaaaatgtgaaGTTTAAAACTATACATCTTTgtttaataaacagaatattatTAAACTTATATTAACAAAATATATGACAGAACACTATAACATACATTTTCTTTGTTATAGATAAATATTTTGGTTCATCTTGTCAGCCTTGATATttaactgtaattttttttttaagttccccATGCCTTAAGTAGCTGGGGGGGAAAGTCACAATAGTATCtgctttgtgtatttttaatgtgTTCCTGTGAAataaggagggaaagggggaaagaacaagccctgcaggtgcagaggagagaaatGACCATTTCTTATTTGCATATATATATGCAAAGAAAACCTGGGCAAAGCGGGAGCCCTAGTATATTGTGGGTAACATCGCCACCtattggaggggtgggggaaatgaTGCTGCTAGTGTGCAGTTTGACAGAGAAATTGGCAGCACCCCCTTGTTGAAAtttgacctggattgcccaggtgagcccgatctcatcagatctctgaagctaagcagattggcccttgtttagtaattggatgggagaccttcaaagaagaccagagttgcagagtcagacaatggcagaccacctctgttagttttttgccttgaaaaccccactgggggggggggtcagcacaagtcagctatgacttgatggcactttctactacCATGCTGAAATCACCTTGACGTTTCAAGAATCCCAGTCCCAGAAGAAGACAAGTGAGCAgggtcttttctttttttctccatccTCCTGTTCAAGTGCGCAATCACAGGTCGATTCCTTGGAGTTCGTCTGTAAGGAAGGCAGCCAAAATGCAAAGCAGGGCAACACAGGCATTTAAAGTGCTAACAGAACAGAGAGGCACAGCCTCAGAACATACAAGTGGATTGTTCAGCAGTGCAATTATCATTACTTTCCAAGATGGACAATTTGACAGTCCTTGTTTCAGACTTCTAAGAAGTCAAGTATGATTTCTTTACCCCCTCACTGTAGTGAGATAATGTTATTTATGCCCACTACTGTCAGAGCTTTTAATCTACAA encodes the following:
- the LOC129338293 gene encoding ras-related protein Rab-35-like, encoding MAAKDYDHLFKLLIIGDSGVGKSSLLLRFADNTFSGSYITTIGVDFKIRTLMVNGERVKLQIWDTAGQERFRTITSTYYRNTHGVIIVYDVTNPESFVNVKRWLHEIGQNCDSVCKILVGNKCEDLSRKQVDTADARRFSEQMGVRLFETSAKENLNVEEMFNAITAMVLRTKQENLARLQQQNEVVKINKPKKKPAVKKCC